A genomic region of Candidatus Eremiobacteraceae bacterium contains the following coding sequences:
- a CDS encoding site-specific integrase produces MMTDDLRAMLAHLPGGKRGVRDRALVLLGFAGGFRRSEIVALNFEDVDFTPDGAIVTLRRSKTDQEGEGRTVGIPFGSNPRTCPVRALRELADRLGSIAGEPLFPEITRHGKVTGRRASGQAVARCVQRLAKAAGLDPTRYGGHSLRSGLATQSAANGASLSAIASQTGHHSLEMVQRYIRPSTLFDDNPATRLGL; encoded by the coding sequence ATGATGACCGACGACCTCCGCGCCATGCTCGCACACCTCCCGGGAGGGAAGCGCGGCGTCCGCGATCGCGCGCTCGTGCTCTTGGGGTTTGCTGGCGGTTTCCGACGTTCCGAGATCGTCGCGCTGAACTTTGAAGACGTCGACTTCACGCCCGACGGCGCAATCGTAACGCTTCGCCGATCGAAGACGGATCAAGAGGGGGAGGGGCGCACGGTCGGCATTCCGTTCGGGTCGAACCCACGCACGTGCCCCGTCCGCGCGCTTCGCGAGCTCGCTGATCGGCTCGGATCGATCGCTGGCGAGCCGCTCTTCCCAGAGATCACGCGTCACGGCAAAGTGACCGGGCGTCGCGCGAGCGGACAGGCCGTCGCGCGCTGCGTTCAAAGACTCGCCAAGGCTGCCGGCCTCGATCCGACTCGGTACGGTGGGCATTCGCTGCGGAGTGGGCTCGCTACGCAGAGCGCCGCGAACGGCGCCTCGCTGTCGGCGATCGCGTCGCAGACTGGGCATCACAGCCTCGAGATGGTCCAGCGCTACATCAGACCGTCTACACTGTTCGACGACAACCCGGCTACCCGACTTGGTCTCTAG
- a CDS encoding enoyl-CoA hydratase/isomerase family protein has translation MTSTPQIRVTRRSPAYWRVTIDNPPINVMGPQMVREFQSLMDGLEADNDVRVVVFDSAVDGYFLNHSDFTARLEDLTSMPAGPTGLPPWPDFLVRLTHLPVASIALIRGRATGNGSEIALSCDMSFASREKAVLSQWEVGVGLVAGGGPMARLPRLMGRNRALELLLSSDDIRADQAEAYGYVNRALPDADLDAFVETLATRISGFDKWAIANTKRLVNTSLAPDIELSAGWDACMASIQRPAAQTSIKALMAQGFHKPGDAEDRLGYYVGRIASFADPPRDGVSGR, from the coding sequence ATGACTTCGACGCCGCAGATTCGCGTGACTCGTCGATCGCCCGCATACTGGCGCGTTACGATCGACAACCCACCGATCAACGTCATGGGCCCGCAGATGGTTCGCGAGTTCCAGAGCCTCATGGACGGCCTGGAGGCCGACAACGATGTCAGAGTCGTTGTCTTCGATAGCGCCGTTGATGGCTATTTCCTGAATCACTCCGATTTCACGGCCAGGCTTGAGGATCTTACCTCGATGCCGGCGGGTCCGACGGGTTTGCCTCCTTGGCCGGACTTTCTCGTGCGTCTCACACACTTACCGGTCGCGTCGATCGCGCTTATCCGCGGCCGCGCGACTGGCAACGGCAGCGAGATCGCTCTGTCTTGCGACATGAGTTTTGCGAGCCGGGAAAAGGCCGTGCTCTCGCAATGGGAGGTGGGTGTGGGATTGGTCGCAGGTGGCGGTCCCATGGCTCGACTCCCCCGGCTCATGGGCCGAAACCGCGCGCTGGAGTTGCTCCTGAGTTCGGACGATATCAGGGCCGATCAGGCGGAGGCTTACGGCTACGTCAATCGAGCTTTACCTGATGCTGACCTTGACGCGTTTGTAGAGACGCTTGCGACTCGGATATCCGGATTCGATAAGTGGGCGATAGCGAACACGAAGCGTCTCGTAAACACGAGCCTTGCTCCGGACATCGAGCTCAGCGCCGGGTGGGATGCGTGCATGGCTTCGATACAACGACCCGCCGCCCAGACTTCGATAAAAGCTTTGATGGCGCAGGGGTTCCACAAGCCGGGTGATGCCGAAGATCGGCTCGGCTATTATGTCGGGCGAATCGCATCGTTTGCTGACCCTCCCCGCGATGGTGTATCCGGCCGTTGA
- a CDS encoding heme-binding protein, which yields MSSQTAETNPLDFVPEEVPFDTPYGPPISLDRAQAVILAATAEAKKRNWKMNIAVVDSGGHLVAFQRMDDAMLASIQIAEHKARASATFRRETKIFEDAVQVMHLNYILAFEGIIASRGGIPLLEKEAIIGAIGVSGGTDSQDEIVAKAGATVIN from the coding sequence ATGTCAAGCCAGACAGCGGAAACGAATCCCCTCGATTTCGTTCCGGAAGAAGTACCCTTCGACACTCCGTATGGACCCCCGATATCTTTGGACCGAGCGCAAGCAGTTATTCTCGCGGCGACTGCAGAGGCGAAGAAAAGGAATTGGAAGATGAACATCGCCGTGGTGGATTCTGGCGGCCACCTTGTAGCGTTTCAACGAATGGACGACGCGATGCTTGCCTCTATTCAGATCGCGGAACACAAGGCTCGAGCATCCGCGACGTTCCGGCGCGAAACCAAGATCTTTGAGGATGCCGTTCAGGTCATGCATCTCAACTACATCCTTGCATTCGAGGGAATCATCGCGTCACGAGGCGGCATCCCACTACTCGAAAAGGAGGCGATCATCGGGGCAATCGGTGTTTCGGGTGGCACGGATTCGCAAGACGAGATCGTCGCCAAAGCCGGAGCGACGGTAATCAACTAG
- a CDS encoding FAD-dependent oxidoreductase: MSRNQVPFGWLDLNDPVDAGFISKLAVDTSSLPIVRLADGRTLVAPDLQALAEALALPTVPQFGAYDVLIVGGGPAGLAAAVYGGSEGLATILIEQNAPGGQAGTSARIENYLGFVSGISGGELAHRALQQAKRLGAEVLVTRSVRELRANGSEFSALLDDGTVVRARSVVLTTGVAWRKLATPGLDACVGRGVFYGASRGEAYTVRGKDIFLVGGGNSAGQAAIFFSRYARNVTILVRAGELERTMSQYLIEQIRAIANITVETHTTLEAVKGDGRLERIVTRSTDVGTEKDRAAHAVFIFIGADAETAWLPEELERDHHGYIRTGRDIEDWRLTRKPYPLETSIPGIFAAGDVRSSSVKRVASSVGEGSIVISYVYEYLESPSLQQV; the protein is encoded by the coding sequence TTGTCACGGAACCAGGTGCCGTTCGGGTGGCTCGACCTCAACGATCCCGTGGACGCGGGGTTCATCTCGAAGCTCGCCGTCGACACGTCGTCGCTCCCGATCGTGCGCCTCGCCGATGGGCGAACCCTCGTAGCGCCGGACCTTCAGGCGCTTGCCGAAGCACTAGCGCTTCCGACTGTTCCGCAATTCGGCGCATACGACGTGCTAATCGTTGGAGGCGGACCCGCCGGGCTTGCGGCGGCGGTCTACGGAGGCTCCGAGGGTCTTGCGACGATACTGATAGAGCAAAACGCGCCCGGTGGACAAGCCGGCACTTCGGCCCGTATCGAAAACTATCTCGGCTTTGTGAGCGGAATCTCCGGCGGCGAACTAGCGCACCGCGCGCTGCAGCAAGCCAAACGGCTCGGCGCCGAAGTACTCGTCACGCGGAGCGTCCGTGAACTCCGCGCGAACGGATCCGAATTTTCGGCGCTGTTGGACGATGGGACAGTCGTGCGCGCGCGCAGTGTCGTGCTGACAACTGGCGTGGCTTGGCGGAAGCTCGCGACGCCTGGTCTCGACGCGTGTGTTGGGCGCGGCGTCTTTTACGGAGCATCGCGCGGCGAGGCCTATACCGTTCGCGGAAAGGACATCTTTCTCGTCGGTGGCGGAAATTCGGCGGGTCAAGCTGCGATCTTCTTCTCGCGTTACGCCCGAAACGTGACAATTTTGGTTCGCGCCGGCGAGCTGGAGCGAACGATGTCTCAATACTTGATCGAGCAGATTCGTGCGATCGCGAACATCACCGTGGAAACCCATACGACACTCGAAGCGGTCAAAGGTGACGGACGTTTGGAACGGATCGTCACTCGTTCGACCGACGTAGGTACGGAAAAGGACCGCGCAGCTCACGCCGTGTTCATTTTCATCGGCGCCGACGCCGAGACCGCGTGGCTTCCTGAGGAACTAGAACGAGATCATCACGGATACATCCGCACTGGTCGCGACATCGAGGACTGGCGTCTCACTAGAAAGCCGTATCCGCTCGAAACCAGCATCCCCGGGATTTTCGCTGCAGGTGACGTTCGCAGTTCGTCCGTCAAGCGAGTCGCGTCGTCGGTCGGAGAAGGTAGCATTGTGATCTCGTATGTCTATGAATACTTAGAGTCGCCGTCCTTGCAGCAGGTGTAG
- a CDS encoding YceI family protein, with product MTSQLSETTSYAIDSAHSTAAFVVRHLMIAKVRGLFAGVSGTIDFEPNSDVPSFVQATIDATCIDTREAQRDAHLRSADFLEVERYPTIEFVSTRIRGSAETFTIDGNLTIHGMTRAVELKAALEGRGPDMQGKQRVGYSASTTINRKDFGLTWNAALETGGVVVGDGVRIELDVQGTLRS from the coding sequence ATGACCAGCCAGCTTTCCGAAACGACCTCCTACGCGATCGACTCGGCCCACTCAACGGCCGCATTCGTCGTCCGTCATCTGATGATCGCGAAAGTACGAGGGCTCTTCGCGGGCGTATCGGGGACCATCGATTTCGAGCCCAATAGCGACGTCCCGAGCTTCGTCCAGGCCACGATCGATGCGACATGCATCGACACGCGAGAGGCTCAGCGCGATGCGCACCTTAGATCCGCTGACTTCTTAGAGGTCGAGAGGTACCCGACGATAGAGTTTGTAAGCACGCGCATCCGAGGATCGGCGGAGACCTTCACGATCGATGGGAACCTGACGATCCACGGCATGACCCGCGCCGTCGAACTCAAAGCTGCGCTCGAAGGCCGTGGCCCCGACATGCAGGGAAAGCAGCGCGTTGGCTATAGCGCGTCGACCACGATCAACCGCAAAGACTTCGGGTTGACCTGGAACGCAGCGCTCGAGACTGGAGGCGTCGTGGTAGGCGACGGCGTTCGGATCGAACTCGACGTGCAGGGCACCCTGCGCTCCTAA
- a CDS encoding DUF4331 family protein, whose protein sequence is MSHHFPGPDFAFPHSDARLNFTDLFAFPKRGDDRKSILILNSHPSIGVNPKGPTTTVPYATDALYEVMIDTDGDNVVNVAYSTRFTASHGGQLTATLRRIDSTKSDRNGDDGIIVLKDAPVSTGRDAKITSVGELRFFAGWRSDPFFFDALGALNGLKFTGQDFFGDKNVCSIVLEVPNSKLGSKLRLWGRTVDGASGRWVQADRGARASQEPFLAADDKIAYITGEPANDARFIPVFAHGLEHAGGYTPEEATRTAGTMLPDVQHFQPGQRASYPVNGRALTDDAVAHFLSLLTNGKVTGDGLKPHTDLLAEFPYVGPPHSS, encoded by the coding sequence ATGTCTCATCATTTCCCGGGACCCGACTTCGCGTTTCCCCATTCGGATGCGCGCCTGAACTTCACAGATCTGTTTGCGTTTCCGAAGCGCGGTGATGATCGTAAATCGATACTGATATTGAACTCGCACCCGTCCATCGGCGTGAATCCAAAAGGTCCTACAACCACCGTGCCGTACGCGACCGACGCGTTGTACGAGGTGATGATCGACACGGACGGTGACAACGTTGTGAATGTCGCCTATAGCACGCGCTTCACGGCCTCGCATGGGGGTCAACTGACCGCCACGTTACGGCGTATCGACAGCACTAAGTCCGATCGTAATGGCGACGACGGCATAATCGTGCTCAAGGACGCGCCGGTTTCGACGGGACGCGACGCAAAGATAACCAGCGTCGGCGAATTGCGGTTTTTCGCAGGTTGGCGTAGCGACCCGTTTTTCTTCGATGCATTGGGCGCGCTGAACGGTTTGAAGTTCACCGGTCAAGATTTCTTCGGCGACAAAAATGTCTGTTCGATCGTGCTCGAAGTTCCCAACTCTAAACTGGGTTCGAAGCTCCGCCTGTGGGGCCGAACGGTCGATGGTGCGTCCGGAAGGTGGGTGCAGGCAGATCGCGGCGCGCGGGCCTCGCAAGAGCCGTTCCTCGCGGCGGACGATAAAATTGCTTACATAACAGGAGAGCCAGCGAATGACGCGCGGTTTATCCCCGTCTTCGCGCATGGGCTCGAACATGCAGGTGGATACACGCCGGAGGAAGCGACGCGCACCGCGGGCACCATGCTGCCTGACGTGCAGCACTTTCAGCCCGGACAAAGAGCTTCGTACCCGGTCAACGGCCGTGCGCTCACCGACGACGCCGTTGCGCATTTCCTTTCGCTGCTAACGAATGGGAAGGTGACGGGGGATGGACTCAAACCCCATACTGACTTGCTAGCCGAGTTCCCGTACGTAGGCCCGCCTCATAGTTCGTAA
- a CDS encoding HoxN/HupN/NixA family nickel/cobalt transporter — translation MSSFASVFKPALGKIVSTYAFLLVFNAGAWLAAFAVFGSHPPLLGTALLAYTFGLRHAVDADHIAAIDSVTRRLMHDGAKPVKAGLFFSLGHSTIVVLLTVAIALSADAVRSHIPLLRFDDGVVGPAISALFLLTIAVINVGVLIDVLRAHWRARSGQAYDNGNALSQSVAQGGILGRLFRPVLAMVDKSWKMYPIGVLFGLGFDTATEVGLLGIAAIEAGNALPVAAILIFPLLFAAGMSLLDTTDGILMLGAYGWAFVRPDRKLSYNMIVTVVSIFGALFVGGVEALDLLENRLKLGGGLWPAIASVNGNLGALGCAIVGLFAVSWLTSVLVHRARALVVRTFSS, via the coding sequence GTGAGCAGCTTCGCCAGCGTCTTTAAGCCTGCGCTCGGGAAAATCGTCTCGACGTACGCCTTCTTGCTCGTGTTCAACGCCGGGGCGTGGTTGGCGGCGTTTGCGGTGTTTGGCTCGCATCCGCCGCTGCTCGGAACGGCGCTCCTCGCCTACACGTTCGGGTTACGCCACGCTGTGGACGCCGACCACATCGCTGCTATCGACAGCGTGACGCGTAGACTGATGCACGACGGCGCTAAGCCCGTCAAGGCCGGGTTGTTCTTCTCACTTGGCCACTCGACCATCGTCGTCTTACTGACTGTCGCGATCGCGCTCTCGGCAGACGCCGTACGGAGCCACATTCCGCTTCTGCGCTTCGATGATGGCGTCGTTGGCCCGGCGATCTCGGCCCTTTTCCTACTCACGATCGCCGTCATCAACGTCGGCGTACTTATCGACGTATTGCGCGCGCATTGGCGCGCGCGCAGCGGACAAGCATACGACAACGGAAACGCGCTGAGTCAGTCGGTGGCGCAAGGCGGCATTCTCGGCCGCCTATTCCGTCCTGTCCTTGCGATGGTAGACAAGAGTTGGAAGATGTATCCGATCGGTGTACTCTTCGGCTTGGGGTTTGATACGGCGACCGAAGTTGGATTGCTGGGGATCGCGGCGATCGAAGCCGGTAACGCGCTCCCCGTCGCGGCTATTCTGATCTTTCCGTTGCTCTTTGCGGCTGGCATGTCGCTGCTCGACACGACCGATGGCATTCTCATGCTCGGCGCCTATGGGTGGGCTTTCGTACGGCCCGATCGCAAGCTGTCGTATAACATGATCGTCACGGTTGTTTCCATTTTTGGGGCGCTCTTCGTGGGCGGTGTTGAGGCGCTGGACCTGCTCGAGAACCGCCTAAAACTTGGCGGGGGCCTTTGGCCAGCGATCGCCTCGGTGAACGGGAACTTGGGAGCGCTCGGCTGTGCGATCGTCGGTCTTTTCGCCGTGAGTTGGCTAACCTCGGTCCTGGTCCATCGGGCCCGAGCGTTGGTGGTGCGTACTTTTTCTTCGTAG
- a CDS encoding alpha/beta hydrolase, with protein sequence MNHNRKPTVVIVHGAFADASSWNDVIERLLTQGFDVIAPPNPLRGVSFDSEYLASFLDQIDGPVLLVAHSYGGAVASNAASTVSNVVGLVYVAALIPEEGERLTDVQSKDSILNSLLIERQYPTGSDGGTAPEYSIDPVHFRRAYAADVPEAHAKLMAATQRPIAGAAFADTSGPVAWKTVPSWAIVATDDVGAGTDIIRSMAKRAGAKITELPGSHAIMISQSKAVTDVIAEAARSISGSAFNPA encoded by the coding sequence ATGAACCACAACAGGAAACCAACCGTCGTAATCGTACACGGGGCTTTTGCTGACGCGTCCAGTTGGAACGACGTTATCGAGCGTTTGCTGACACAAGGCTTTGACGTCATCGCTCCGCCTAATCCGTTACGCGGCGTGAGTTTTGACTCCGAATACCTTGCGAGCTTTCTCGATCAGATCGATGGCCCCGTCCTCCTTGTCGCCCATTCATACGGCGGAGCCGTCGCGAGCAACGCTGCATCTACGGTGTCCAACGTTGTCGGCCTGGTGTATGTGGCAGCCCTGATTCCAGAGGAAGGCGAACGTCTCACTGACGTGCAGTCGAAGGACAGCATACTAAATTCTTTGCTTATTGAACGTCAGTATCCGACGGGTTCGGACGGAGGGACGGCGCCGGAGTACTCGATCGACCCGGTGCACTTCCGCAGGGCCTATGCCGCTGACGTGCCCGAGGCGCATGCAAAGCTCATGGCAGCTACGCAGCGGCCCATTGCGGGAGCCGCATTCGCTGACACCTCCGGGCCGGTAGCCTGGAAAACGGTACCATCTTGGGCCATAGTTGCCACTGACGACGTGGGCGCTGGCACTGACATCATCCGGTCAATGGCAAAGCGGGCTGGTGCGAAGATCACAGAGTTGCCGGGCTCACACGCTATCATGATCTCACAGTCAAAGGCCGTGACCGACGTGATAGCGGAGGCGGCTAGGTCAATCTCCGGGTCTGCGTTCAATCCTGCATAA
- a CDS encoding alpha/beta hydrolase, with protein sequence MNRLLGALFSALLLAIALGQPCAASDGPRGIKNIVIVHGAFADGSSWAKVVPLLQAEGLNVTVVQNPLSSLADDVAATRRAIAAQNGPVLLVGHSWGGAVISEAGVDPKVAGLVFVAAGAPDVGQSFADLLVGYPTSPGLAAVKEDASHFLSLPRTVLAEDFAQDLPRAETDVMAATQGPIAAACFSTKLHNAAWKTKPSWYIVAQNDRMIDPAIERALARKIHATTIEVESSHVPMLSQPERVARVIIEAADTAGSH encoded by the coding sequence ATGAATCGTTTGTTGGGAGCCTTGTTCAGCGCCTTACTACTCGCAATCGCTCTCGGGCAGCCCTGTGCGGCATCCGACGGTCCGCGAGGCATCAAGAATATCGTTATCGTGCACGGGGCTTTCGCGGACGGATCCAGTTGGGCTAAAGTCGTCCCGTTGCTCCAGGCTGAGGGGCTCAACGTGACCGTGGTGCAGAATCCGCTGTCCTCGCTCGCCGATGATGTCGCCGCGACAAGACGAGCGATTGCGGCGCAAAATGGGCCAGTTTTGCTCGTCGGTCATTCGTGGGGCGGGGCAGTGATTTCCGAGGCCGGTGTGGATCCGAAGGTCGCTGGTTTGGTGTTCGTGGCGGCTGGCGCGCCTGATGTTGGCCAATCGTTCGCCGACCTGTTAGTCGGCTATCCCACGTCGCCTGGTCTCGCGGCGGTGAAAGAGGACGCGAGCCATTTCCTCTCGTTACCGCGCACGGTACTCGCTGAGGATTTTGCGCAAGATCTTCCGCGCGCCGAAACCGACGTGATGGCTGCTACGCAGGGGCCGATCGCTGCAGCGTGCTTTTCAACAAAGCTGCACAACGCCGCCTGGAAGACGAAGCCGTCTTGGTATATCGTCGCCCAAAACGACCGTATGATAGACCCAGCTATCGAACGAGCACTGGCACGGAAGATCCATGCAACGACGATCGAAGTCGAAAGCAGCCACGTTCCGATGCTGTCTCAGCCCGAACGTGTAGCCCGAGTCATAATCGAGGCTGCGGACACCGCTGGTTCGCACTAG
- a CDS encoding RidA family protein, with protein MPFEKTSKGAGDAETRITEIGIELPSPPTPFGAYAEAVRSGNLLFLSGTLPVLNGRPQYHGRLGTDLNAEQAWSATRLAALNALAIAREHLGSLNHVSRIVRLGVMLATGDDSLDLPKVADAASELFLEIFGPDKTSVRVVYGVASLPLGLPVELEVTFEIVT; from the coding sequence ATGCCCTTTGAGAAAACATCCAAAGGAGCCGGCGATGCCGAAACACGCATTACTGAGATTGGCATCGAGCTCCCGTCGCCGCCTACGCCATTCGGCGCATACGCCGAGGCGGTTCGGTCTGGCAATTTGTTGTTCTTGAGCGGCACGTTACCAGTTCTCAACGGCCGGCCGCAATATCACGGCCGCCTCGGTACCGACCTTAACGCAGAGCAGGCTTGGTCCGCGACGCGCCTGGCTGCGCTAAATGCATTGGCTATTGCGAGAGAACATCTCGGCTCTCTGAACCATGTCTCTCGCATCGTACGTCTCGGCGTTATGCTGGCGACAGGCGACGACTCGTTGGACCTGCCAAAAGTCGCCGATGCGGCTTCGGAACTATTCCTAGAGATTTTTGGCCCGGATAAGACTTCTGTTCGGGTGGTGTATGGTGTCGCAAGTCTACCGCTCGGATTGCCGGTTGAGCTCGAGGTGACTTTTGAAATAGTCACATGA
- a CDS encoding AAA family ATPase has protein sequence MDNDAVTKQATSRASELLFGRDAELRILEQRLDSIGEHGSALLFHGDPGVGKTAVLAAAKMLASKKRFLVLSIAGVQTETNLPFAGLYELVRPLLDKMERLPKAQQNALRAAFGLVERSSADHFVVALGALDLLAEAASERPLLLLVDDVQWLDQSSTAVLAFIARRLESEPIFMLVGNRDPDGTPLDRIIPKLRLDALDDLAASALLHAHYSELPALLRDKVLREAAGNPLALVELPKAITSDSYGGLLPEPLPLTTRLEDAFASRISELPLSTRHLLLAAALDEQSNLAEIMSVATLLSGEELPLEVLTPATRAGLLTVDSMDVRFKHPLMRSAVHNAASLAERVAAHSALATVLRNDADRRAWHRAAATVGPDDTVAEELEAAAIRAQQRGDVPVAVQALDRATELSADPARRARCLLKGVELAFDIGWRDVVVRLLQRAATLKVPPRDRFRLMWYGEALSRSISGSQALSEIADNIKRSDDVDLALDLLSGPATYGWWAEPDEQVCNKVIAAVERARISSQEDSRFLLILAMTAPIDRGASVVASLKRLAKNADGNPRAAYLLGMAATQVGEFDLVERFFTIAASGFRSDGRLALLTHVLVLRAWSAIYLGNRNASIANAEEGLRLATETDQTIYVALAQAAVAMLAALRGEHDSAEALADEAERASLRIGTVVAEIQMVRGVNALTAQRYADAYSHLHRMFDRSDSAYHPMRQYFFIGDLVEAAIQSGHRDEANVILADVEDVARRTPSSQLHQALQYARAILVADDDPDRERLFEGALSEGVIRSPFTLARIRLAYGAWLRRARRLKDARSPLRAAMEAFDMYDAFPWSERARKELRSTGISVEGRTPELRDRLTPQELQIALMAATGLSNREIGQKLFLSHRTVGSHLYRIFPKLNITTRFQLRDVLADGGAQNADAT, from the coding sequence ATGGATAACGATGCAGTGACGAAGCAAGCCACGTCTCGCGCGTCGGAACTGTTGTTTGGGCGCGACGCCGAGCTGCGCATTCTCGAGCAACGTCTCGACAGCATCGGCGAACACGGGTCCGCTTTGCTTTTCCACGGAGATCCTGGCGTTGGTAAGACCGCTGTTCTCGCTGCAGCAAAGATGCTTGCGTCCAAGAAGCGCTTTTTGGTTCTCAGTATTGCCGGCGTCCAAACGGAGACGAATCTTCCGTTTGCCGGTCTCTACGAGCTCGTGCGCCCGCTGCTCGACAAAATGGAGCGCCTGCCAAAAGCACAGCAAAACGCGCTTCGCGCCGCTTTTGGACTGGTTGAACGTTCCTCAGCCGATCACTTTGTCGTTGCTTTAGGAGCGCTCGACCTTCTAGCGGAAGCCGCATCGGAACGCCCACTACTGTTGCTTGTCGATGACGTGCAATGGTTGGACCAATCGAGTACGGCCGTCCTCGCATTTATCGCGCGACGATTGGAATCCGAGCCGATCTTCATGCTGGTTGGAAATCGGGACCCTGACGGGACACCGTTAGATCGAATTATTCCGAAGTTACGTCTCGATGCACTCGACGATTTAGCTGCTAGCGCATTGTTGCACGCGCACTACTCTGAGCTTCCGGCGCTTCTCCGCGACAAAGTACTTCGGGAGGCGGCTGGAAACCCGCTAGCGCTCGTTGAGTTGCCAAAAGCCATCACGTCCGATTCCTACGGCGGGTTATTGCCAGAACCTCTGCCCCTAACAACACGGTTAGAGGACGCGTTCGCGTCGCGCATCTCCGAGTTACCGCTTTCCACCCGCCATTTGTTGCTTGCTGCTGCGCTTGATGAACAGTCGAACCTAGCTGAGATAATGAGCGTCGCAACGCTCCTTAGCGGTGAGGAACTTCCGCTCGAGGTACTAACGCCGGCTACACGCGCTGGGCTGCTTACTGTTGACAGTATGGATGTTCGCTTCAAACATCCGCTTATGCGCTCCGCCGTTCATAACGCCGCGAGTCTCGCGGAACGAGTCGCCGCGCACTCGGCGTTGGCGACAGTATTGCGGAACGATGCCGACCGGCGAGCCTGGCATCGGGCTGCGGCGACTGTTGGGCCGGACGACACGGTGGCTGAAGAGCTTGAAGCGGCTGCAATTCGGGCTCAGCAGCGCGGCGACGTGCCGGTCGCAGTTCAGGCACTCGATCGTGCGACCGAGCTGAGCGCGGACCCGGCTCGACGAGCGCGTTGTTTGCTAAAAGGCGTGGAACTCGCATTTGACATCGGCTGGCGAGACGTTGTCGTCCGGCTCCTTCAGCGAGCTGCAACCTTGAAAGTACCGCCCCGAGATCGCTTCAGGTTGATGTGGTACGGCGAGGCATTGAGTCGAAGCATCTCGGGCTCTCAAGCTTTGAGCGAGATTGCAGATAACATCAAAAGGAGTGATGACGTCGATCTTGCGTTGGATCTACTTTCAGGTCCCGCAACATATGGTTGGTGGGCCGAGCCGGACGAACAGGTGTGCAACAAGGTCATCGCGGCCGTCGAACGCGCGCGAATATCATCGCAAGAAGACTCGAGGTTTCTTCTGATCCTTGCCATGACCGCCCCGATCGACCGTGGCGCGTCTGTCGTCGCTTCTCTGAAGCGGCTAGCTAAGAATGCTGATGGTAATCCTCGCGCGGCATATTTGTTAGGAATGGCCGCCACGCAAGTCGGAGAGTTTGACTTGGTGGAGCGCTTTTTTACGATTGCCGCGTCGGGCTTTCGGAGTGACGGTAGACTGGCACTGTTGACCCACGTATTGGTCTTGCGCGCGTGGAGCGCCATTTACTTAGGAAATCGGAATGCCTCCATTGCGAATGCCGAAGAAGGGTTGCGATTGGCCACGGAAACGGACCAAACGATTTATGTCGCGCTTGCCCAAGCAGCTGTGGCGATGTTGGCTGCGCTACGTGGTGAACACGATAGCGCGGAAGCGTTGGCTGACGAGGCGGAGCGCGCCTCGTTGCGCATCGGCACAGTTGTCGCGGAAATACAAATGGTTAGAGGCGTAAATGCGCTGACCGCTCAGCGATATGCCGATGCATACTCGCACCTTCATCGGATGTTTGACCGCTCGGACAGCGCGTATCACCCCATGAGGCAATATTTTTTCATCGGTGACTTGGTTGAAGCCGCCATTCAGAGCGGGCATCGAGACGAAGCGAATGTTATCCTAGCGGACGTTGAAGATGTCGCACGGCGCACTCCATCATCGCAACTCCACCAGGCTTTACAATACGCACGTGCTATCCTCGTCGCAGACGATGATCCGGATCGCGAGCGGCTATTCGAGGGCGCGTTGTCGGAGGGGGTTATTCGCTCCCCCTTCACCCTGGCACGCATTCGTCTAGCTTATGGCGCTTGGCTGCGACGTGCGCGGCGCCTAAAGGACGCCCGGTCACCGCTACGAGCTGCGATGGAAGCGTTTGACATGTATGACGCGTTTCCGTGGAGCGAACGCGCGCGAAAAGAACTTCGGTCAACCGGTATTTCGGTCGAGGGGCGAACGCCAGAATTGCGAGATCGCTTGACCCCCCAGGAGTTACAGATCGCTTTGATGGCGGCGACAGGTTTGTCGAACCGCGAAATCGGCCAGAAGCTGTTCCTCTCGCATAGAACCGTGGGCTCCCATCTTTATCGGATATTTCCGAAGCTCAACATCACGACCAGGTTCCAGCTGCGGGATGTCCTTGCCGACGGTGGGGCCCAGAACGCCGATGCTACCTAA